ctgtatttctaagctTACCACTTGTCCTCATTACGCGGTGGGCTGCGGCCTGTAGGGTGGTGGGGAGCCactgagatgctgactgacccgctgagttacaccggcacattagacaatagacaataggtgcaagaataggccatttggcccttcgagccagcactgccattcaatgtgatcatgactgatcatccccaatcagtaccccgttcttgccttctccccatatcccctgactccgctattattaagagccttatattgctctctcttgaaagcatccagagaacctgcctccaccgccctctgaggcagagaattccacagactcaccattctctgtgagaaaaagtgtttcctcatctccgttctaaatggcttactccttattcttaaactgtggcccctggctctggactcccccaacatcaggaacatgattcctgcctctagcgtgtccaagcccttaacaatcttataagtttcaatgagtttccctctcatccttctaaactccagagtgtacaagcccagccgctccattctctcagcatatgacagtcccgccatcccgggaattaaccttgtaaacctacactgcactccctcaatagcaagaatgtccttcctcaaattaggggacattgtgtctatctttggcatataccagcatctgcagttcctttctacaccaatCATACTGTATAAGAACCCAGCATGGTGATGACAAATATTTCTCTCTCAATAAACAGCAATCGAGCTGACTAACTAAAGGAGATTAGTTGTCCCAGGATTCGTTGTGGTACAATTTAGCCCCATTCACTACTGAATGAGAGAATTAACTTCAGAAAGTGCTGTGGCATGTCAAAAAGTCATGTGATagtagtaggattaggccattcggcccatcaagtctactccgccattcaaccaatgctgatctatctcttccccctaacccaattctcctgcctttccccccctatcccctgaccccgtactttgcactagtaggagagtctaggaccagaactgatagccttagaattaaaggacgttcctttaggaagtagatgaggccgaatttatttagtcagagggtggtgaatctgtggaattcattgccacagacggctgtggaggccaagtcaatgggtacttTTAAGGCGAGGATTAAcacattcttgattggtacatatgtcaggggttatggggagaaagcaggagaatgggttaggagggagagatagaacagctacgattgaatgggccgaatggccaaattctgctccaaccACCTTATGAACAAATAACTCGCTGCGATACAAAAATAAAACTCTCTGCTtcgtgtcataaggtcatatggttataagtagtctgaagaagggtctcaacccgaaacatcacccattccttccctccagagatgctgcctgtcccgctgagttactccagcgttttgtgtctatcttcgatgtaaaccaggacctgcagttccttcctgcacatctctcAAACGTGTGACAGATAACACAGgcaaattatagacaatagacactagacaataggtgcaggagtgggccattcggcccttcgagccagcaccgccattcaatgtgatcatggctgatcatccacaatcagtaccccgttcctgccttctccccatatcccctgactcggctatctttaagagctctgtccagctctgtcttgaaagcatccagagatctctgaggcagagaattccacagccgcGTATTGACGCGTAAGTGGGCTGGCTGCAGCCTGCCAGACGAGACCAGTGCTTTTCAACCCAAACGCTCGGGGAGCAATGAgttaaaataaaatccttctgCCATTCGCAGCGCTGGGGTCCGCCAGCGTGACGGCGTCAGGGTGAATTAGTTAGAAACCGCTCTTGCGGGCACCGGGTTGAGAGCTTCTGGGCGACGTGCTCGCTTTGAcgtgttaatatatatattttttttctttgccctcccacccaccccccccccaaaaaaaaccctcagcaaaacacaaaaaaatcCCATCTGCGGTCCTTTATTTTCCAGCCCAGCCAAGCGCTAGTTTTCAGCACCGCTCCATCGAACAGCTCCCAGCGTTGGATTTCAGCACCATGAACATGAACAGCTCCAGCGACCTGTTGCAATACGCCGGCGGGTTTCAGGTGATGGAAGACGCTGAGATGAAAGTCGCCCTGCCCGTGGTGCTTGGAGTCATCTGCCTGGTGGGCTTGGCTGGCAACACCTTGGTGGTGGCCGTCCTCCTGTACGACTTCAGGCAAGCCAAGAGCTCGGTGGCCAACGGCCTCATCGTCCTACTGAGTGCCACCGACCTCCTGATCCTACTCTTCTGCGCGCCTCTCAGAGCCGCCGTCTACTCCAGACCCAGCTGGCCCCTCGGCTGGTTCCTCTGCAAGACTTCCGACTACTTCTTCCAGGCTTGCCTGTCGGCGAAAAGTTTCACCCTGGCCGCGGTGGGGCACGCTCGCTACCAGCACGTCGCCGAGCCCAAGAAGTACATCCACTTCAAGTGCCGGCGCCTGATCGCCGTCACCTGCTCCATCTGGTCGCTGTCCGTCCTCCTGCCAGTCCCACACTGGCTGTTCGCCGACCTCAGGAGGCGTGAGGACCATACCGCCTGCGTGCTGGAGATCCCGGCTCACGCCTGGCACTTCATGAGGGTGTTCGGCGTGGCTTACCCGCTGGTCGTCTATCTCGCCCCCCTTGGCTTCGCCCTGGCTTGCTTGCTCAAAGCCTTGCTGAAGAACGAACCCGCGGGCAACACGAACAGGACCCCGAACCGCAGGTACGAGATCAGGAGGGTGACGGCCATGCTCTTGGCTTTGAGTGGGGCGTTCGCCCTGATGAGGCTGCCCGAGTGGGTGGCCTGGACTTGGAGCAGGTACCGCGGGGTGAGCGGCGCCGCCCCTCCGGTCGCCTTGCTGGTGGCGGCGCAGCTCCTCACCCTGGCCAACTGCGCGGTCAACCCGCTGGTCTTGCTGGCCGCCTCGCAGGACTTCAAGGACGGGGCGAGGAGCGCCTGGGCGGTGGCCACACGGAGGAGGGCGGGCGGCCAGGGTGGGACCTCCACCTTCGGCGAGAAGGTCTGCGCCGCCGCCCCTCCACACGCTGGAGCCGCCAGCTCCCTCTGCGCCCTGCCCACCATCTCCGCCCGCCAAGACGTGGCCATCTGCCGCGACCTGGGCCAGAGCGTCCCGCCCGATGTCCAGCACTTTTGGCAACACAGGGAGAACGCGGCGCCCGTGGACAACAACGACCCCATACCCTGGGAAAGCCAAGAACAGGCGTAGAAGCGGTGATCCCAAAGGCTGGACTCACAACACTGGCCGGCTTTTTGATTTATCATTTTAGTTTGCCCTCTCTCAAATCTACCCCCAAGAGCTGCTAGAGGCAGGGGgaaagtctttttttttaaagtgtttcatCACCGCCACCGATTGTCTGTATGTGTTGCTCAGCGTTTGCAAGAGTTATCAATTTCCAAATTGGCGCAGATCGAGCGGAAAAAACCCCGCCTACATCTTTGGAACCGGGCCAAGTCGGCTctaccccgcccccccacaccccaaccccACACCTCAAACCCCTTCacacaccccaccctccccccaccacaccccaacccccttcacacccccccacccccaccaccccccaacccccttcacacaccccacccccccccaccacaaccccGACCCCcttcacacacccccacacacaccccaacccccacacacaccccaacccccttcaccccccccacccccaccccaaccccacacacaccccaacccccttcaccccccccacccccacccccaaccccccacacaccccaacccccttcacacaccccaccctccccccaccacaccccaacccccttcaccccctccccgcacacaccccaacccccacacacaccccaaccccacacacaaccccaacccccacacacaccccaacccccacacaacACCCcaacccccttcaccccctccccccacaccccccaaccccctttcaccccccccccacccccaccccaacccccccacacaccccaacccccttcaccctctccccccacacccccaacccccttcacccccccccacccccaccccaacccccccacacaccccaacccccttcaccccctccccacacacaccccaacccccacacacaccccccccacacacacaccccaaccccacacacaccccccccacacacaccccaacccccacacccccccccaccccaacccccacacacaccccccccacaccccccaacccccctccccccacccccaccccaacccccacacacaccccaacccccttcaccccctccccacaacacaccccaacccccacacacaccccaacccccttcacccaccccccccccccccccacccccccgtctCTTTTACAAAATGACTCTTTCTCTGCCGAGTTGCGAGCGGTCTCGAACAGTCTTCGGAAGTCAACAGGGCGCCGCGCGTCGAGGGACGGAATGGGATCACCTCGTAGCCGGCCGAACGGGCCGCTTCTGAACCTTGTGAATTTTGTAGCGGGCAGGGCAGTATTCTgcgtatcgccaacttggacaatgtcacatttttaatcaagctacaaaccctgcacgtcttgggagtgtgggaggaaaccgaagatcccggagaaaatccacgcaggtcacggggagagaacgtacaaactccgtacagacagcactccgtagtcgggatcgaacccgggtctctggcgctggaagcgctgtaaggcagcaactctaccgctgctccaccgggaCTGCCAAGCTTTCACTGGGAGACGCCTGGACACGGAATCAGAGGGTGGGGTGTGGTGGGTGGGGAGATGGagcgggtggggtggggtgggtggggagatggagcgggtggggtgggggtgggggggggggggggggttggttgtaTGGGGAAAGGCGTACATACCTTGGTGGGATTAGGGGCGAATTTCAACAGCGGTACGAGATTGCAATTCACAAAGTGGTATTAAGGTTGAATAATACTGATTGATAGAGAGATgctgcatgaaaacagacccttcgaccaactttctcatccattccctacacactaggggggggggggggtgcgatttGCCGagggccaattcacctgcaaacccgcacgtctttggagtgtgggaggaaatcggagcacccggagaaaacccacgcagg
The sequence above is a segment of the Amblyraja radiata isolate CabotCenter1 chromosome 1, sAmbRad1.1.pri, whole genome shotgun sequence genome. Coding sequences within it:
- the LOC116987667 gene encoding G-protein coupled receptor 151-like: MNMNSSSDLLQYAGGFQVMEDAEMKVALPVVLGVICLVGLAGNTLVVAVLLYDFRQAKSSVANGLIVLLSATDLLILLFCAPLRAAVYSRPSWPLGWFLCKTSDYFFQACLSAKSFTLAAVGHARYQHVAEPKKYIHFKCRRLIAVTCSIWSLSVLLPVPHWLFADLRRREDHTACVLEIPAHAWHFMRVFGVAYPLVVYLAPLGFALACLLKALLKNEPAGNTNRTPNRRYEIRRVTAMLLALSGAFALMRLPEWVAWTWSRYRGVSGAAPPVALLVAAQLLTLANCAVNPLVLLAASQDFKDGARSAWAVATRRRAGGQGGTSTFGEKVCAAAPPHAGAASSLCALPTISARQDVAICRDLGQSVPPDVQHFWQHRENAAPVDNNDPIPWESQEQA